Proteins found in one Miscanthus floridulus cultivar M001 chromosome 4, ASM1932011v1, whole genome shotgun sequence genomic segment:
- the LOC136551258 gene encoding uncharacterized protein, which produces MASKAPPDLLNATSSIHMIVRQLFSRMVFSLQMECSLSMEIISFWLWLEGNGHPDFLASIESFDNYHLRGIAYAGKMFIKALRRKSSHFNHRSEEQGYFQKEAMEGIVFYLNNFCYKALEDILEIAEAKERIYRTNQQVQHHNMKGKAMMSTKDLLSKIKASFTGTPSHEEGSSSRSMPSPKNQILRDIENPIDQCLSTYPLATLFDSLNLRDDPEAHPVRILLSFTQQPSIPRDERTLFVTFSNGYPFTADELYEFFEGNFGGVEVISVEEPVEPRPPLYAHICFFTQETILHILRGNPRVKFVIRGKHLWARQFVPKRKKVRN; this is translated from the exons ATGGCTTCCAAGGCGCCGCCCGATCTACTCAATGCTACTAGTTCAATCCATATGATTGTGCGCCAGTTGTTCTCCCGGATGGTGTTTTCCCTTCAGATGGAGTGTTCCCTTTCCATGGAGATAATCTCCTTTTGGTTGTGGCTTGAAGGGAATGGTCATCCTGATTTCCTTGCAAGCATAGAATCATTCGATAACTATCATCTCCGGGGAATTGCCTATGCTGGAAAAATGTTCATTAAAGCTCTGCGTCGTAAGTCTAGTCACTTCAATCATAGATCTGAGGAACAAGGCTATTTCCAGAAAGAAGCTATGGAAGGTATTGTTTTCTACCTCAACAATTTCTGTTACAAGGCTTTAGAAGATATTCTAGAAATAGCAGAGGCAAAGGAACGTATCTACCGTACCAATCAACAAGTTCAGCACCATAACATGAAGGGTAAAGCTATGATGAGCACG AAGGATCTTTTGTCTAAGATCAAGGCCTCCTTTACTGGTACTCCGAGTCatgaagaaggctcaagttctaGAAGCATGCCATCCCCAAAAAATCAGATCCTCAGAGATATAGAAAATCCAATCGATCAGTGCCTATCAACATACCCTTTGGCGACTCTTTTTGATAGCCTGAACTTAAGGGATGATCCAGAAGCTCATCCAGTAAGAATTTTGCTAAGTTTCACT CAACAGCCCAGTATACCACGCGACGAGAGAACTCTCTTCGTGACTTTCTCCAATGGCTACCCATTTACTGCAGATGAACTATACGAATTCTTTGAGGG GAACTTTGGAGGTGTTGAAGTCATAAGCGTGGAGGAGCCAGTTGAACCTAGGCCACCACTCTATGCACACATCTGTTTTTTCACACAGGAGACAATCCTCCACATCCTTCGTGGGAACCCAAGGGTCAAGTTCGTGATACGAGGGAAGCATCTATGGGCTCGACAGTTTGTTCCAAAGCGGAAGAAAGTCCGGAACTAA